In Prunus dulcis chromosome 2, ALMONDv2, whole genome shotgun sequence, a single genomic region encodes these proteins:
- the LOC117618236 gene encoding uncharacterized protein LOC117618236, with amino-acid sequence MPQAFIPESAWFQVMLYGATESSEDLFRMASVCPLFQTLANSPQVWNTISMAKYPYHPIWYRSRPAVQHFLEQCRACDNPESIFREAFDIFFKHGKVEALYGMRNAATAGHMEAAYVVGLLGMSEIGQSKEDALQFLCSLNQRNNIDMKGTRDALTRRLSRLRVARHIVDMCDYGKIKFNRCSAYNNNEWYFVIQGWPSEDKINPAFWTYCNRCKWHRESIFWFKVMREYVVRGNHVFLH; translated from the coding sequence ATGCCCCAAGCCTTCATCCCGGAGTCCGCTTGGTTTCAAGTGATGTTATACGGGGCAACCGAATCATCGGAAGATCTCTTCCGTATGGCATCTGTGTGCCCATTGTTCCAAACTTTGGCAAACAGTCCACAAGTGTGGAACACCATTTCAATGGCAAAGTACCCATACCATCCTATCTGGTACCGTTCCAGACCTGCGGTCCAGCATTTCTTGGAACAATGCAGGGCTTGCGATAACCCAGAGTCCATATTTAGAGAAGCATTCGATATTTTTTTCAAGCACGGTAAGGTGGAAGCGTTGTATGGGATGCGCAATGCAGCCACGGCAGGCCATATGGAAGCGGCTTATGTAGTTGGACTACTTGGTATGTCCGAAATTGGTCAGTCAAAAGAGGATGCATTACAATTCTTGTGTTCTTTGAATCAACGTAACAACATTGATATGAAAGGAACCAGGGATGCTTTGACACGAAGATTAAGCCGACTAAGAGTTGCAAGACATATCGTAGATATGTGTGACTATGGGAAGATTAAGTTCAATCGCTGCAGCGCTTATAACAACAATGAATggtattttgttattcaaggCTGGCCTAGTGAAGACAAGATAAATCCTGCCTTCTGGACTTATTGCAATCGTTGCAAATGGCACCGTGAGagtattttttggttcaaAGTGATGCGTGAGTATGTTGTGCGAGGGAATCACGTATTTTTGCATTAG